Proteins from a genomic interval of Fusarium oxysporum Fo47 chromosome I, complete sequence:
- a CDS encoding major facilitator superfamily domain-containing protein, with the protein MSSPTPDDTRLHADQISTHSSYASSSDSSSRAQRNKEKQALRFIAFIAANIIALACGSIVVFSLYAPLLQSRLHYTQFQVNAVAIAGSVALYLPISLIGYICDRVGLKPLALAGGILFGSGYGIAAGVYRKLDLEFRSHPGYRVNGDWSVPFLMFAFVCIGIATCSLYMASVSACAKNFGKGRYRGLALATPITCFGLSPMWLSQAGTRLFTETRPDGSKGDLDVFRFFLFLAILTFSMGMLGTFTLRVVDEDELIDEAIEELEQSGLLDGSSLLGRSERSYGATGDETEGSALLDPSKDDAKWKKNWVLNAETRSFLSDRTMWPFALAFLLIVGPGEAFINNLGTIIGTLTPPEMEGLSHRTSAATHVSIFGVTNTASRIFIGTLTDLLAPYPQTQHVQAPHARSAVSNRFSISRVAFMAFFATLLSIGLLILASGLVQNHAERFWLVSGLVGAGYGAIFSLTPLIVTIIWGVENFATNFGIIGMLPAAGSTFWGLVYSATYQNGANNSKSAPGSEERGDLFCYGEQCYAPTYWAETVTVWVAVGLLIWAWKGRGGWSQRGIVI; encoded by the coding sequence ATGTCGTCTCCCACCCCCGACGACACGCGCCTCCATGCCGACCAAATCTCCACCCACAGCTCCTACGCCTCATCCTCCGACTCATCCTCCCGCGCGCAAcgaaacaaagagaaacaagCCCTCCGCTTCATCGCCTTCATCGCAGCAAACATCATAGCCCTCGCCTGCGGCTCCATCGTCGTATTCTCCCTCTACGCGCCTCTTCTCCAGTCTCGATTACACTACACCCAATTCCAGGTCAACGCCGTCGCTATCGCCGGCTCTGTCGCGCTGTACCTTCCTATTTCGCTCATCGGGTATATCTGCGATCGCGTTGGGCTAAAACCGCTTGCGCTGGCGGGAGGAATCCTCTTTGGCAGCGGATATGGCATCGCAGCGGGCGTTTATCGAAAATTGGATCTGGAGTTTCGCAGCCATCCGGGATATCGTGTCAATGGAGATTGGTCCGTTCCGTTTTTGATGTTTGCGTTTGTGTGCATTGGAATCGCGACGTGCTCGCTTTACATGGCTTCTGTGTCGGCTTGCGCCAAGAATTTTGGAAAAGGTCGTTATCGAGGATTGGCGCTCGCTACGCCCATTACTTGTTTTGGATTGAGTCCCATGTGGCTGAGTCAAGCGGGAACTCGTCTGTTCACTGAGACGCGACCAGACGGGTCCAAGGGCGACTTGGACGTATTccgcttcttcctcttccttgccattCTGACCTTTTCCATGGGTATGCTGGGCACGTTCACATTACGTGTCGTGGATGAAGACGAGCTTATCGACGAGGCCATTGAGGAGCTGGAGCAGAGCGGATTACTTGATGGGAGCTCTCTACTTGGCAGGTCCGAGAGGAGTTACGGTGCGACTGGTGATGAGACGGAGGGCTCAGCACTACTTGATCCGTCGAAAGACGATGCAAAGTGgaagaagaactgggtcCTCAACGCTGAAACGCGTTCGTTCCTGTCTGATCGCACCATGTGGCCATTTGCTCTGGCGTTTCTTCTGATCGTTGGACCAGGCGAGGCTTTTATCAATAATTTGGGTACAATCATCGGTACACTTACACCGCCTGAGATGGAAGGCCTAAGCCATCGCACTTCAGCGGCGACACATGTGTCCATCTTTGGCGTCACCAATACTGCTTCTCGTATCTTCATCGGAACTCTGACAGATCTTCTGGCACCATATCCCCAGACACAGCATGTTCAAGCACCGCATGCCCGTTCTGCAGTGAGCAACCGCTTCTCCATCTCCCGCGTCGCCTTCATGGCATTCTTCGCAACACTCCTCTCAATCGGTCTATTAATCCTCGCATCCGGCCTCGTCCAAAACCACGCTGAACGATTCTGGCTCGTCTCAGGTCTTGTGGGCGCAGGCTACGGCGCAATCTTCAGTCTCACGCCCTTGATCGTCACAATCATCTGGGGCGTAGAGAACTTTGCTACGAATTTCGGCATCATCGGTATGCTTCCCGCAGCAGGCTCTACGTTCTGGGGACTCGTCTACTCAGCGACGTATCAGAACGGCGCGAATAACTCAAAGTCTGCGCCTGGGAGTGAAGAACGTGGTGATTTATTCTGCTATGGTGAACAGTGCTATGCTCCGACTTATTGGGCTGAGACTGTTACTGTGTGGGTTGCTGTTGGGTTATTGATCTGGGCCTGGAAAGGTAGAGGTGGATGGTCGCAGCGTGGAATTGTGATTTAG
- a CDS encoding major facilitator superfamily domain-containing protein, whose translation MADTKNDIEVDKKIIPLDHDDVEADIKNGTVTDLDEAELFLQQHGIAHSRLSELMADEEALKKLRKKVDWSLMPLLCGTYLLQYVDKQALGYSAVFDLFSTTGMTSDEYSWMASIFYFAYLVAEWPASYLAQRLPTGTIVSTFVITWGSILCLTAACQNFAGLAVCRFLLGAFEAVITPAFMLIVSQWFRRETQPARAGLFYCFNGFGAMFGGILFYGVGQAKGWDVWRTIYVLCGGLTICWGVILFFFLPNNILTAKRFSVEERAMLIAQSARNKTGVFNRKIKWNQIREVFVDSQIWLLFFFTLLNEVINGGIANFSKLIVKGFTHDALLTTAYGIPYGACNAIFMFTGPYVASKFKNVRTIVMCVWLLPTLIAVTLFWQLPRSNKGGLLAGYYMCASFVGALIVALQMPASNVGGYTKRTTATAFVFLAYCIGNIIGPHGFIGSEAPIYQTGCKLIIGCVAGQVVIAIALRFVLIRRNRLRDAQGPVVEDENAVLQDLTDFENPNFRYSY comes from the exons atggcggATACAAAGAACGATATCGAGGTGGACAAGAAGATCATCCCTCTTGACCACGACGACGTCGAGGCTGATATCAAGAATGGCACAGTAACTGACCTCGATGAGGCAGAATTGTTCCTCCAGCAACATGGCATTGCTCACTCCCGCCTAAGCGAGCTCATGGCCGATGAAGAAGCCCTCAAGAAACTCCGCAAGAAAGTCGACTGGTCGCTTATGCCGCTTCTCTGCGGAACATATCTTCTTCAATATGTCGATAAACAAGCCCTCGGATACTCAGCCGTATTCgatctcttctcaacaacaggcATGACTTCAGACGAATACTCGTGGATGGCGTCCATCTTTTACTTTGCATACCTCGTCGCTGAGTGGCCTGCCTCGTACCTCGCACAGCGTTTACCAACCGGCACCATCGTCAGCACATTCGTCATCACCTGGGGCTCTATCCTCTGCCTCACAGCAGCATGCCAGAACTTCGCCGGCCTCGCAGTCTGTCGCTTCCTCCTCGGCGCCTTTGAAGCTGTAATCACACCCGCCTTCATGCTCATCGTCTCGCAATGGTTCCGCCGCGAAACACAGCCTGCGCGCGCAGGTCTGTTCTACTGCTTCAACGGCTTCGGCGCCATGTTTGGCGGCATTCTCTTCTACGGCGTCGGCCAGGCGAAAGGATGGGATGTCTGGCGGACTATCTACGTGCTATGCGGCGGACTGACTATCTGCTGGGGTGTAATCctgttcttcttcctgccCAACAACATCCTCACTGCGAAGCGGTTTAGCGTTGAGGAGCGTGCGATGCTGATTGCGCAGAGCGCGAGGAATAAGACGGGTGTGTTTAATAGGAAGATCAAGTGGAATCAGATCAGGGAGGTCTTTGTGGACTCGCAGATCTGGCTGCTGTTCTTCTTTACGCTGCTGAATGAGGTTATTAACGGAGGTATTGCGAACTTTTCCAAGTTGATCGTTAAGGGGTTCACGCATGATGCGCTGTTGACGACGGCATACGGAATTCCGTACGGTGCTTGCAACGCGATCTTTATGTTTACGGGACCGTATGTTGCgtccaagttcaagaatGTGAGGACGATTGTTATGTGTGTTTGGCTTTTGCCGACGCTTATTGCTGTTACGCTGTTCTGGCAACTTCCTCGCTCCAACAAGGGCGGTCTTCTTGCTGGGTACTACATG TGCGCTTCTTTCGTCGGCGCTCTCATCGTCGCTCTTCAAATGCCCGCCTCAAACGTCGGCGGCTACACCAAGCGAACTACCGCCACAGCCTTTGTATTCCTCGCCTACTGCATCGGCAACATCATCGGACCACACGGCTTCATTGGCTCCGAAGCACCAATCTACCAGACTGGCTGCAAGCTTATTATCGGCTGTGTAGCAGGCCAAGTTGTCATTGCGATTGCTCTTCGATTCGTGCTCATCCGTCGAAACCGTCTTCGTGATGCTCAAGGCCCTGTTgtggaggatgagaatgccGTGTTGCAGGATCTCACTGACTTTGAGAACCCCAACTTCCGATACTCTTACTAG
- a CDS encoding Alpha/Beta hydrolase protein, with the protein MVERKGSSWTWLAALPVLLAAAFTAYPDVFGRSGPEALPSVRIKQGNIIGKFVDDGTFPEPLEGFMGIPYALPPVGERRFRHAELVGESNETIEAYYLGPRCPGIQLVPFLKDPVLGPDYESEDCLTINIWRKKGHTPSKGKLPVAVLIPGGAFNRGAARMHNSHTMLAFSEEPYIAVSMQYRIGVFGGLNTELTANEGLLNLGLKDMYVALEWVQENIAAFGGDPDDVTIMGLSAAAHGIGHLIMDINQPKKLFHKAIMDSGAHTARAVHPPNAALNTQHFRELLDLTPCSHFKNLKDPKILTCLRGLPSETVDKAGKEVFKRSDPSIRWAWQPVIDGDVISRRPIEAWKSGKFHRVPILTGSAANEGAFYVPQKADKPEDFTGFFRKLLPHLTPTEVAELEKLYPDPSTNPDSPHLDTRGIPGVGSQYKRLETAYGHYAYTCPVRQTVIWATYHSNAQPAYLYHWALNKTALFGANHGDQMRYQTFNREVREISPAQREVSGQFHAYCTSFITKGNPNAIKGRFSHRPEWTPFEDGKGKTMLLGRGNDERAGGTGVGKAAELVEFTWGDEQCEFWWRVSSKWED; encoded by the exons ATGGTTGAACGCAAGGGAAGTTCGTGGACGTGGTTGGCTGCGTTGCCTGTCCTCTTGGCTGCTGCGTTTACAGCGTATCCTGATGTCTTTGGGCGTTCTGGACCAGAGGCATTGCCTTCTGTGAGGATCAAGCAGGGAAACATTATTGGCAAGTTTGTTGATGACGGGACGTTTCCTGAACCGTTGGAGGGATTCATGGGAATTCCGTATGCTTTGCCTCCGGTTGGTGAACGACGGTTCAGACATGCTGAGCTAGTGGGTGAGAGCAATGAGACAATCGAAGCTTACTATCTAGGGCCAAG ATGTCCTGGCATACAACTCGTTCCTTTCCTCAAAGACCCCGTCCTCGGTCCAGACTATGAATCAGAGGATtgtctcaccatcaacatctgGCGTAAGAAAGGCCATACACCAAGCAAGGGGAAACTTCCCGTCGCTGTTCTTATTCCAGGAGGGGCGTTCAATCGCGGTGCTGCAAGGATGCATAACTCGCATACCATGCTTGCTTTCTCAGAAGAACCGTACATCGCTGTTAGCATGCAATATCGCATTGGTGTATTCGGTGGACTGAATACTGAGTTGACTGCTAACGAAGGTCTGTTGAACCTTGGTCTAAAGGATATGTATGTCGCGCTTGAATGGGTTCAAGAGAACATTGCTGCTTTTGGTGGCGATCCTGATGATGTTACCATCATGGGACTGAGCGCTGCAGCTCATGGT ATTGGACATCTCATCATGGACATCAATCAgcccaagaagctcttccaCAAAGCTATCATGGACTCAGGAGCTCATACAGCCCGTGCAGTCCACCCCCCAAACGCTGCTCTCAACACCCAGCACTTCCGGGAACTTCTCGACCTGACACCCTGCTCAcacttcaagaacctcaaaGATCCCAAGATCCTCACTTGTCTCCGAGGACTCCCTTCAGAAACTGTGGACAAAGCAGGAAAAGAGGTGTTTAAACGTTCAGATCCTTCTATTCGTTGGGCATGGCAGCCTGTCATCGACGGAGACGTCATTTCACGACGACCTATCGAGGCATGGAAGTCTGGCAAGTTCCATAGAGTTCCTATCTTGACGGGCTCAGCGGCGAACGAGGGTGCTTTCTACGTCCCCCAAAAAGCCGATAAACCTGAAGATTTCACAGGCTTCTTTCGCAAGCTTCTACCGCATCTTACACCCACTGAAGTTGCGGAACTTGAGAAGCTGTATCCTGATCCCTCAACAAACCCAGACTCACCACATCTCGACACTCGTGGTATTCCCGGCGTAGGATCCCAGTACAAACGCCTCGAGACAGCATACGGCCACTACGCATATACATGCCCCGTCCGCCAAACCGTAATCTGGGCCACATATCACTCCAACGCTCAACCCGCATATCTATACCACTGGGCCCTCAACAAAACCGCCCTCTTTGGCGCCAATCACGGCGATCAAATGCGATATCAGACGTTTAACCGAGAAGTTCGGGAGATCTCACCTGCGCAGAGGGAAGTCTCTGGACAGTTCCACGCGTATTGCACAAGTTTCATCACCAAAGGAAATCCGAATGCTATAAAGGGAAGGTTTTCGCATAGACCGGAGTGGACCCCGTTTGAGGATGGGAAGGGAAAGACGATGTTGCTTGGGAGGGGGAATGATGAGAGGGCTGGGGGGACGGGGGTTGGAAAGGCAGCTGAGTTGGTTGAGTTTACATGGGGAGATGAGCAGTGtgagttttggtggaggGTTTCGTCCAAGTGGGAGGACTAG
- a CDS encoding uncharacterized protein (expressed protein) yields the protein MLGALLFPRSPAVFCTAFAKHNNLWILDQRAGIISPALDLPPTRGDPLSPAPWVKHEQQSNDNTTGFIALLGHATRMSQWTFFNKKIEALKHQAADGSAPATLVKETTSGRNRGPKPKKASSDDEPAAPIMASQEYQPQQVLTGKFMPMNEAVQTVAALPSSMDAVGEV from the exons ATGCTGGGTGCCCTACTATTTCCCCGTTCACCTGCTGTATTTTGCACTGCATTTGCGAAACACAACAACCTTTGGATTCTCGATCAACGCGCTGGCATCATCTCACCGGCTCTCGACCTTCCCCCCACTAGGGGTGATCCTCTGTCCCCTGCTCCATGGGTGAAGCATGAACAACAGTCGAATGACAACACCACGGGCTTCATC GCCCTGCTAGGGCACGCTACTCGGATGAGCCAGTGGACCTTTTTCAATAAGAAGATCGAGGCTTTGAAGCATCAGGCAGCTGATGGCAGCGCCCCGGCGACTCTTGTCAAGGAGACTACATCTG GTCGCAATCGGGGccccaagcccaagaaggctaGTTCCGACGACGAACCGGCCGCCCCGATTATGGCAAGCCAGGAGTACCAGCCACAGCAAGTACTCACTGGCAAGTTCATGCCCATGAATGAGGCCGTTCAAACCGTTGCGGCTCTACCGTCCAGCATGGATGCCGTTGGAGAGGTCTAG
- a CDS encoding BRO1-like domain-containing protein: MKLKNPQVRFANEAMSSNILSIPFRKSAQLSLASTIRQYINTKYDQHPDMFKHDLEVIDALRRDAVNVREPHPSGIKKLQAYAGQLVWVGGKFPIDIGAEFSWYPALGYNTERPMVRNNLKYELMNILYNLASLYSQLAINTPRGNTEGLKSAANYFSLAAGVLSHMQKEILPELRMSDPPEDMDHDTLESLIQLLLAQSQECFWQKAVMDGYKDASIAKLAARVSDLYNFAGEAAMKSEAISSAWIHHMSAKHHHFAAAAQYRAACDCLEKRKYGEEVARLKDAVACATEGIKEARNGYLGKTVVDDLNGLKRKVEEDLKRAEKDNDVIYLIAVPPKSELKILDRANMAVARVPPQVANPYDYFGDHAEFGPALFSRLVPFSVHVATSIYEERRDRMVSQNIIPELESLTDKIHEILTSLGLPGSLQALEKPLGLPPSLVQHAEEIRQADAIGRVQKGFADIDKLRSGDMAIFEEGKAALASEEEEDQRLRMRYGTDRWVRPESRQDPQGGKLWQHASEIESYFQSSISSDAVVREKFGAIQDLLAILSGPDRDLMDSVPSSRRVDIPETLKPVIGRLRGAYNDVLRLESRRRKKVESLRENARRDDIKPDILKEAARLERAYPNTALVPAHFEEFFDKRLDKLYEPEVEAIEKEAKDQERLLADVQRINREFELQKRQMGERGNREREVALQKLDNAYFKYKEIINNLEVGRKFYNDLNKIVGQGFRDVIRGWVAQRRMEARALEEEINMPTLSNLNISHQQPPAQSPMPSHQDPSHSYTPPHQPPQPVQSPAQANIQSWGETVQQPRPVQPTPVGAMWTPGMGIKFGQSSGGSGQPPAPGTWNPNSGIKFG; this comes from the exons ATGAA GCTCAAGAACCCGCAAGTCAGGTTCGCAAACGAAGCCATGTCGTC AAACATCCTGTCCATCCCCTTTCGCAAGTCGGCCCAGCTCTCGCTTGCTTCGACGATACGGCAGtatatcaacaccaaataTGATCAGCACCCGGATATGTTTAAGCATGACCTCGAGGTCATTGATGCACTTCGGCGCGATGCGGTGAACGTTCGGGAGCCGCATCCGAGCGGCATTAAGAAGCTACAAGCATATGCGGGACAGCTTGTTTGGGTTGGGGGCAAGTTTCCTATAGAT ATTGGAGCCGAGTTTTCGTGGTATCCTGCCCTTGGATACAATACCGAGCGTCCTATGGTGCGAAACAACCTGAAGTACGAGCTTATGAACATTCTCTACAACCTCGCCTCCCTCTACTCCCAGCTCGCCATCAACACGCCCCGGGGCAACACCGAAGGCCTCAAATCAGCAGCGAACTACTTCTCCCTCGCAGCCGGCGTCTTATCACATATGCAAAAAGAGATCCTTCCCGAACTACGAATGTCCGATCCTCCCGAAGACATGGACCACGATACACTCGAGTCCTTGATCCAACTACTCCTCGCCCAGAGTCAAGAATGCTTCTGGCAAAAAGCCGTTATGGATGGCTACAAGGATGCATCGATCGCCAAGCTCGCCGCTCGAGTGTCCGATCTGTATAACTTTGCTGGCGAAGCTGCTATGAAGAGCGAAGCCATCAGCAGTGCCTGGATCCACCATATGAGCGCCAAGCATCATCACTTTGCTGCTGCCGCGCAATACCGAGCTGCATGCGATTGTCTGGAGAAGCGGAAATATGGAGAGGAGGTTGCGCGACTCAAGGATGCTGTTGCTTGTGCGACGGAGGGCATTAAGGAAGCCCGAAATGGCTATCTTGGCAAGACGGTGGTTGATGACCTCAATGGGCTGAAGCGCAAGGTTGAGGAAGATTTGAAGCGAGCAGAGAAAGATAACGATGTTATCTACCTGA TTGCTGTACCACCAAAGTCGGAGCTCAAGATTCTCGATCGCGCAAACATGGCTGTAGCTCGGGTGCCACCACAAGTTGCCAACCCCTACGATTACTTTGGCGACCACGCCGAGTTCGGACCAGCTTTGTTCTCTCGACTTGTCCCCTTCTCGGTACACGTTGCCACATCGATTTACGAGGAACGACGCGATCGCATGGTTAGCCAGAATATTATTCCGGAGCTTGAATCGCTCACAGACAAGATTCACGAAATTCTCACATCGCTTGGACTACCTGGATCTTTACAAGCTCTTGAGAAACCTCTGGGTCTACCACCAAGTTTGGTCCAACATGCTGAGGAGATCAGACAAGCAGATGCCATTGGTAGAGTGCAAAAGGGCTTCGCGGATATTGACAAGTTGCGATCTGGAGATATGGCAATCTTTGAAGAGGGGAAAGCGGCTCTGGCTtcggaagaagaggaagatcaGCGATTACGGATGAGATACGGAACAGACCGATGGGTGCGACCCGAGAGTCGGCAAGATCCTCAAGGTGGGAAGCTTTGGCAGCACGCTTCTGAGATTGAGAGCTACTTCCAAAGCAGTATTAGTAGCGACGCGGTCGTTAGGGAAAAGTTCGGCGCGATCCAGGATTTGCTTGCTATCCTCTCCGGACCGGACCGAGATCTGATGGACTCCGTGCCGTCCAGCCGACGGGTTGACATACCCGAGACGTTGAAACCTGTCATAGGAAGATTGCGCGGCGCATACAACGACGTTCTTCGTCTTGAGAGCCGTCGTCGTAAGAAGGTTGAAAGTTTGCGAGAAAACGCACGTCGTGATGACATCAAGCCAGACATCCTCAAGGAGGCAGCCCGGTTGGAACGAGCGTACCCTAACACGGCACTAGTCCCGGCTCACTTTGAGGAGTTCTTCGACAAACGACTTGATAAGTTGTATGAGCCCGAGGTTGAAGCGATTGAAAAGGAAGCAAAAGACCAGGAACGTCTCCTGGCCGATGTTCAGCGTATCAATCGTGAGTTTGAGTTGCAGAAGCGACAGATGGGTGAACGCGGCAACCGAGAACGTGAGGTGGCCTTGCAGAAGCTTGATAATGCCTATTTTAAGTATAAGGAGATTATCAACAACCTCGAAGTTGGGCGCAAGTTTTACAATGATCTGAACAAGATTGTTGGACAGGGCTTCCGCGATGTTATTCGTGGCTGGGTTGCTCAGCGCCGCATGGAGGCGCGAGCATTGGAAGA GGAAATTAACATGCCGACGTTGTCAAACCTCAATATCTCTCACCAACAACCTCCCGCCCAAAGCCCGATGCCGTCACACCAAGACCCTTCACACTCATATACACCACcacatcaacctcctcaacctgTGCAGAGTCCAGCTCAGGCAAACATACAGTCTTGGGGAGAGACGGTACAGCAGCCAAGACCAGTACAACCAACACCGGTTGGTGCCATGTGGACTCCTGGTATGGGTATCAAGTTTGGTCAATCTTCTGGTGGTTCAGGCCAACCTCCTGCACCTGGGACGTGGAATCCCAACTCTGGAATCAAGTTTGGTTGA
- a CDS encoding amidohydrolase 3, with protein sequence MTLFINGKILSRTVASLADEPTFAESMYIKDGIIQAVGTKDDVEAKVTGDVITQDLGGKTVLPGFVDGHMHLLLLGQSLRKIALEGCKNLEDILHELRTYAKANPDVPRIMAKGWMHSMTPDGVTAKILDEIDERPIYVDTKDMHSTWCNSAGLKEMKVADLEDPPGGIIERDENGKPSGVLSEASILSIVWPTLAQLASNEERIECMLAAFKAYHASGYTGIIEMAMDEYSWESLVELKRRYPDVAMRVTAYWIVKPAGTVEERTRQVDRAIELAKQYSLENSPDLRIAGIKIICDGIIDACTAYLSEPYASVASPPPFWSREDLEPVVKQAADAGIQIALHAIGDAAIHMAVDMLEKYGKPGARHRIEHLEVSSPEDAQRLGKLGLTASIQPVHADPAILRAWPRLIGSRRDRAFAYREFADSGALLALGSDSPTAPWNPLHNVYVAATRRSAREPECEEVVNEHFKLGVCEAIVAGSQGAAKSVFQDGRVGSLEVGKFADLVVADMEWDSRTLLKAEIRETWFAGKRVWSL encoded by the coding sequence ATGACTCTTTTCATCAATGGCAAGATCCTCTCGAGGACTGTCGCCAGTTTGGCCGACGAACCTACCTTTGCTGAGAGCATGTACATAAAAGACGGAATCATTCAGGCCGTCGGTACAAAGGACGATGTGGAGGCGAAAGTCACAGGCGATGTTATCACGCAAGATCTCGGTGGAAAGACGGTTCTGCCGGGTTTTGTAGACGGGCATATGCATCTTTTACTTCTGGGCCAGTCGCTGAGAAAGATTGCGCTGGAGGGTTGTAAGAATCTGGAGGATATTCTTCACGAGCTGCGCACGTACGCAAAAGCGAATCCGGATGTTCCGCGGATCATGGCGAAGGGATGGATGCATTCTATGACTCCCGACGGTGTGACGGCCAAGAttcttgatgagattgacGAGAGGCCAATTTATGTTGATACAAAGGACATGCACTCGACGTGGTGCAATTCAGCGGGcctgaaggagatgaaggtCGCTGATCTGGAGGATCCGCCGGGTGGCATCATCGAGAGGGATGAGAACGGTAAACCATCTGGTGTTCTCAGCGAAGCGTCCATCTTGTCGATTGTCTGGCCTACGCTTGCGCAGCTTGCGTCGAATGAGGAGCGGATCGAGTGTATGCTCGCTGCGTTTAAAGCGTACCATGCGTCAGGATACACGGGGATTATCGAGATGGCGATGGATGAGTACAGCTGGGAGAGTCTTGttgagctgaagaggagataTCCCGATGTGGCGATGCGTGTTACGGCGTATTGGATCGTTAAGCCTGCTGGTACGGTTGAAGAGCGCACGCGGCAGGTTGACAGGGCGATCGAACTTGCGAAGCAGTATAGTCTGGAGAACTCGCCTGATCTTCGTATCGCGGGTATCAAGATCATCTGCGACGGTATCATCGATGCGTGTACGGCGTATCTCTCAGAGCCATACGCTTCAGTTGCGTCACCGCCGCCGTTTTGGTCAAGAGAGGATCTTGAACCTGTTGTTAAACAGGCAGCTGATGCGGGAATCCAAATAGCGCTTCATGCTATTGGCGATGCGGCGATTCATATGGCGGTTGACATGCTTGAGAAGTACGGCAAGCCAGGTGCGAGACATCGAATCGAACATCTCGAGGTCTCATCTCCCGAAGACGCACAACGTCTCGGCAAACTAGGCCTCACAGCTTCCATCCAGCCCGTCCACGCCGACCCAGCCATTCTGCGCGCATGGCCGCGTCTCATCGGCTCCCGCCGCGACCGCGCCTTCGCATACCGTGAATTCGCTGACTCAGGCGCTCTTCTCGCTCTCGGCAGCGACAGTCCCACGGCACCTTGGAATCCCCTACACAATGTGTATGTAGCTGCTACACGACGCTCAGCGAGAGAGCCAGAGTGTGAGGAGGTAGTGAATGAGCATTTTAAGCTGGGTGTTTGTGAGGCGATTGTTGCGGGCTCGCAGGGCGCGGCGAAGAGTGTTTTTCAGGATGGGAGGGTTGGGTCGTTGGAGGTGGGTAAGTTTGCGGACTTGGTTGTGGCGGATATGGAGTGGGATAGCAGGACGTTGTTGAAGGCGGAGATTAGGGAGACGTGGTTTGCTGGGAAGAGGGTTTGGAGCCTCTGA